One Dysidea avara chromosome 7, odDysAvar1.4, whole genome shotgun sequence genomic region harbors:
- the LOC136260843 gene encoding tyrosine-protein kinase receptor TYRO3-like isoform X1, with the protein MLSEKKKLPSICEDSCPIYYEIISGCTSVFLRLDLDYQFDCYSPGTYYMGVPSRLLDDEPNNCRSYNISTEEPNSGDDAFPVAGIVGIAVAIVISIIMVFGIGFVLVWKCSHNRRTIVLAGQISYNDRYGVESTDFYRSTKNKGVTLGRSQLVATFKEELGDVLIPPEHLKILSIIGEGSFGMVCKSQYCNPKTDNEIEVAVKGLRDVAGELDDVKSFLNECCRMKILDHPNVLPLIGVSIDSDSIPAMVLPFMANGDLKDYLLSKRVSEDDVDTFPPGITYSTLLGMCHDVAKGMNYLSQIHFVHRDLAARNCMVDADLAVKISDFDLSRDIYENDYYLLTHDAKVPVKWMAPESIYDKIYTHQSDVWSYGITCWEIFSLGRQPYPGVQNFEMPQ; encoded by the exons ATGCTTTCAG AAAAAAAAAAGCTCCCCTCAATCTGTGAAGATAGTTGTCCAATCTACTATGAAATTATTAGTGGATGTACTTCAGTGTTTCTTCGACTTGATTTAGATTATCAATTTGACTGCTATAGCCCAGGAACCTATTATATGGGTGTTCCTTCTCGTTTGCTTGATGATGAGCCAAACAATTGTCGTTCTTACAACATAAGTACAG AAGAACCAAACTCTGGTGATGATGCTTTTCCTGTGGCTGGCATAGTGGGAATTGCTGTGGCAATAGTGATATCAATTATCATGGTTTTTGGCATTGGATTTGTTTTGGTATGGAAGTGCAGTCATAACAG ACGCACAATTGTTTTGGCTGGTCAGATATCATACAATGACAGATATGGAGTAGAGAGCACTGACTTTTATCGCTCTACCAAAAACAAAGGAG TTACACTAGGGAGATCACAACTAGTTGCCACCTTCAAAGAAGAGCTGGGTGATGTTCTAATCCCACCAGAACACTTGAAGATACTTTCTATCATTGGTGAAG GGAGCTTCGGAATGGTGTGCAAAAGTCAATATTGCAATCCAAAGACTGATAATGAGATTGAGGTAGCTGTTAAAGGTTTAAGAG ATGTTGCTGGTGAATTGGATGATGTGAAATCATTCTTGAATGAGTGCTGCAGAATGAAGATACTTGATCATCCTAATGTACTACCTCTAATTGGAGTGAGTATTGATTCAGATAGTATCCCAGCAATGGTTCTGCCATTTATGGCTAATGGAGATTTAAAAGATTATCTGCTGTCAAAACGTGTTTCTGAAGATGATGTTGATACTTTTCCTCCT GGAATCACATATTCAACTCTGCTAGGAATGTGCCATGATGTAGCAAAGGGTATGAATTATTTATCACAGATACATTTTGTACATCGTGATCTTGCTGCAAGGAATTGCAT GGTAGATGCTGACTTAGCTGTTAAAATTTCAGACTTTGATCTTAGTCGAGATATTTATGAAAATGACTACTACTTACTAACTCATGATGCTAAAGTGCCAGTGAAATGGATGGCACCTGAATCAATATATGACAAGATCTATACTCATCAAAGTGATGTG TGGTCTTATGGAATAACATGTTGGGAGATATTTAGCTTGGGTCGTCAACCGTATCCTGGTGTCCAGAATTTTGAAATGCCACAGTAA
- the LOC136260843 gene encoding tyrosine-protein kinase receptor TYRO3-like isoform X2 codes for MLSDYQFDCYSPGTYYMGVPSRLLDDEPNNCRSYNISTEEPNSGDDAFPVAGIVGIAVAIVISIIMVFGIGFVLVWKCSHNRRTIVLAGQISYNDRYGVESTDFYRSTKNKGVTLGRSQLVATFKEELGDVLIPPEHLKILSIIGEGSFGMVCKSQYCNPKTDNEIEVAVKGLRDVAGELDDVKSFLNECCRMKILDHPNVLPLIGVSIDSDSIPAMVLPFMANGDLKDYLLSKRVSEDDVDTFPPGITYSTLLGMCHDVAKGMNYLSQIHFVHRDLAARNCMVDADLAVKISDFDLSRDIYENDYYLLTHDAKVPVKWMAPESIYDKIYTHQSDVWSYGITCWEIFSLGRQPYPGVQNFEMPQ; via the exons ATGCTTTCAG ATTATCAATTTGACTGCTATAGCCCAGGAACCTATTATATGGGTGTTCCTTCTCGTTTGCTTGATGATGAGCCAAACAATTGTCGTTCTTACAACATAAGTACAG AAGAACCAAACTCTGGTGATGATGCTTTTCCTGTGGCTGGCATAGTGGGAATTGCTGTGGCAATAGTGATATCAATTATCATGGTTTTTGGCATTGGATTTGTTTTGGTATGGAAGTGCAGTCATAACAG ACGCACAATTGTTTTGGCTGGTCAGATATCATACAATGACAGATATGGAGTAGAGAGCACTGACTTTTATCGCTCTACCAAAAACAAAGGAG TTACACTAGGGAGATCACAACTAGTTGCCACCTTCAAAGAAGAGCTGGGTGATGTTCTAATCCCACCAGAACACTTGAAGATACTTTCTATCATTGGTGAAG GGAGCTTCGGAATGGTGTGCAAAAGTCAATATTGCAATCCAAAGACTGATAATGAGATTGAGGTAGCTGTTAAAGGTTTAAGAG ATGTTGCTGGTGAATTGGATGATGTGAAATCATTCTTGAATGAGTGCTGCAGAATGAAGATACTTGATCATCCTAATGTACTACCTCTAATTGGAGTGAGTATTGATTCAGATAGTATCCCAGCAATGGTTCTGCCATTTATGGCTAATGGAGATTTAAAAGATTATCTGCTGTCAAAACGTGTTTCTGAAGATGATGTTGATACTTTTCCTCCT GGAATCACATATTCAACTCTGCTAGGAATGTGCCATGATGTAGCAAAGGGTATGAATTATTTATCACAGATACATTTTGTACATCGTGATCTTGCTGCAAGGAATTGCAT GGTAGATGCTGACTTAGCTGTTAAAATTTCAGACTTTGATCTTAGTCGAGATATTTATGAAAATGACTACTACTTACTAACTCATGATGCTAAAGTGCCAGTGAAATGGATGGCACCTGAATCAATATATGACAAGATCTATACTCATCAAAGTGATGTG TGGTCTTATGGAATAACATGTTGGGAGATATTTAGCTTGGGTCGTCAACCGTATCCTGGTGTCCAGAATTTTGAAATGCCACAGTAA